ATGACGCAGTGAGGTAATAGCCTGCTTACCGTGAATGAAGTTCAGCACTTCATCGGCGGCAATGCCGTGTCGTGATGCCCAGTTCGCCCAGGCGCGTTCGACCACCGGTAAAGAATCTACCAGCGTGCCGTCCAGATCAAACAGAAAACCTTTACACTTCACTACGCTTTTCCTTCTCAGGCGTTGATAATTTGCGCGATCTCATTCGCACTCAGATGGTACTGCCTGGGGCAAGTGTGCCACACAGTCAGCATGCGTTGATACTTTTCCCACATCGGGGTCTGCGCATTAAAACCGTGCGTGCCGGAATCAAAGTGGGTGTAGCGCCCTTCCACATTAACCATAAACCGCACGTAGCCAAGATAACGCGCTTCTGTAGCGGCATCAAATCCCAGAAATGTCAGGCGACGCTCTTCAATGGCACAGGGTTCTTTCAGGTTGGTCCAGGAGACGTGCAGCGCGTGGTGCAGCTCCATCACATCAATAATTGACCGACAGACTTCTTCGGTCAGCTCGCCAAATTCACGATCCAGTTCACGCATCTGCAAGCCATAACCGCGCTCAATAATGGTCTGCTGACGGCGATAGCGTTCGGCATTATCGGGATCGAGCATCGTCATCATTCGATACTGGTTAGAGAGGATCAGACGCTGGGCATTGGTCATTTCCATCATTCACTCCTGTGCCGCGGTGGGCATAATGAAACCTGAAGGGGATGACTGAGGATGGCATAAGCCGTTACAGCGCGGAATGACAAGCAGACGCTTCTTTGATCCAGGCCGGGTTTTGCCTGAGCAGCCCCCCGGCCAGAGGATTAAAGATCGTCCAGGAAGGTTTTATCAAGCTGACTGAAGGCGCGCTTCAGCACGTCAGCCAGCGACTGATAGGTAGGTTTACCTTCTACCGGCGCTATCGCCTGGCCTGCTGCCTGTAGCTTTTCACGCACTTCATGGAACCAGTCAAGCAGCGTGGGAGGCAACGGCGTTACTGAACGCTTGCCGAGCCACCATAATCCCTGCATCGGCAGGCTACAGGCAAACAGCGCTGTTGCTACTGCCGGGCCGAGTTGCCCACCCAGCGCAATTTGCCAGGTCAGCGAGAAGACGGCCAGTGGCGGCATAAAACGGATAGCAAAACGCGTGGCTCTGGAGACACGATTTTCCGGGAACATGGGTGCCAGACGCTTATCGACAGGCCATGTCTTCATATAGTGCTGTCCACGCTGGAACAGTTTAAACCAACCGACGGTGCCGGATTCATCAGACATGGCAGACCTCAACTTCATATATAAAAATTAAAAAGAACGTACAACTCACCAACTTTACCTGACATCTTTCAAAATATTTTGTCTTTACGCAACACTCTGGTTATCCTGTGCGCGTTTGTTGAATGGCTGTTACAGGGTTGCTATCACTCTGCATGTAGACCTGTGTTAATCGCGTATAATTCAAAAAATCACGTAAAATTTATAAAGTTTTTTTGCTTTTGAACAAAATTTACCGTGAGCATGACGTTCATCATTAATGTACCAGCTTTCATGCGCTACGCTGATAGTCGGATTGAGTTTTTTTTCGCCACTTTTAACCAATAGGACCTTCCATGTCGAGTAAGTTAGTTTTGGTTCTGAACTGCGGCAGTTCTTCCCTGAAATTTGCCATTATCGATCCGGCAAACGGCGAAGAATACCTCTCCGGTTTAGCCGAATGTTTCCACCTGCCTGAAGCACGTATCAAGTGGAAAATGGAAGGGGCTAAACACGAAGAGGCATTAGGAGCCGGTTCCGCACACAGCGAAGCTCTTAACTTCATCGTTAAAACTATTCTGGCACAAAAACCAGAGCTGTCTGCACTTATCACTTCAATTGGTCATCGCATTGTTCACGGTGGCGAGAAGCTGACCCAGTCAGTCATTATCAATCAGGATGTGATTCAGGGCATCAAGGATGCCTCCTCTTTCGCTCCGCTGCATAACCCGGCGCACCTGATCGGCATTGATGAAGCGATGAAAAACTTCCCTCACCTGTCTGATAAGAATGTGGCGGTTTTCGACACGGCTTTCCATCAGACTATGCCGGAAGAGTCATATCTTTATGCTCTGCCGTACAAACTTTACCGTGAGCATGGCGTTCGTCGCTATGGCGCGCACGGTACCAGCCACTTCTATGTCACCCACGAAGCCGCCAAAGTGCTGAATAAGCCGGTGGAAGAGCTGAATATCATCACCTGCCATCTGGGCAACGGTGGCTCGGTTGCCGCTATCCGTAATGGAGAGTGTGTGGATACTTCTATGGGGCTGACGCCGCTGGAAGGTCTGGTGATGGGCACCCGTTCAGGCGATATCGACCCTGCGGTGGTGTTCTTCCTGCATGACACCCTGGGCATGAGCGTGGATGCGATCAATAAAATGTTGACCAAAGAGTCCGGCCTGCTGGGCCTGACCGGCGTCACCAGCGACTGCCGTTACGTTGAAGACAACTACACCACTAAAGAAGATGCCAAACGCGCGATGGATGTTTATTGCCACCGCCTGGCAAAATACATCGCCTCCTATACCGCACTGATGGATGGCCGTCTTGACGCCGTGATTTTCACCGGTGGCATTGGCGAGAATGCGGCGATGGTCCGTGAACTCTCTCTGGGCAAACTGGCCCTGCTGGGCTTTGAAGTCGACCATGAACGCAACCTGGCCGCCCGCTTTGGCAAATCCGGCTATATCAATAAAGAGGGCACCCGCCCGGCTCTGGTCATTCCAACCAACGAAGAGTTGGTCATTGCGCAGGACGCCAGCCGCCTGACCGCCTGAGTCTTTTCCTCCGTCAGCCCCGGCTGGCGAAGTTGTTTCTGACACCAGTAGCTTTTGAGAGGTTAACCGTGTCCCGTACTATTATGTTAATTCCTACCGGCACCAGCGTCGGCCTGACCAGTATCAGCCTGGGTGTGATCCGCGCCATGGAGCGTAAAGGCGTGCGTCTCAGCGTCTTCAAACCTATTGCTCAGCCGCGTGCCGGTGGCGATTCGCCGGATCAGACCACCACTATCATCCGTAAGAACTCCTCCATTCCAGCCGCCGAGCCGCTGCAAATGAGCCGTGTGGAATCTCTGCTGGGAGCCAACCAGCAGGATGTGCTGATGGAAGAGATCATCGCGCGCTACCACGAAAACACCAAAGATGCTGAAGTGGTGCTGGTAGAGGGCCTGGTCCCTACCCGCAAGCACCAGTTTGCTTCCGCGCTGAACTACGAAATTGCCAAAACGCTGAATGCCGAAATCGTCTTCGTCACCTCGCTGGGGATGGACTCACCGGCTCAGTTGAAAGAGCGTATTGAGCTGACCCAGAGCAGCTTCGGCGGCAGCAAAAATAAAAATATCACCGGCGTAATCATTAACAAACTGAACGCACCGGTAGACGAACAGGGCCGCACCCGTCCGGATTTGTCAGAAATCTTCGATGACTCCACTAAAGCTAATGTTGCCAATATTGATCCCAAGCAGCTCTTTGCCAACAGCCCGCTGCCGGTGCTGGGTTGTGTGCCGTGGAGCTTTGAGCTGATTGCTACCCGCGCCATCGATATGTGTCGCCACCTGAATGCTGAAGTGATCAACGAAGGGGATATCAATACCCGCCGCGTGAAGTCTGTGACCTTCTGCGCGCGCAGCATTCCCCATATGCTGGAGCATTTCCGTCCGGGGTCGTTGCTGGTCACCTCAGCCGACCGTCCGGATGTCATCGTGGCGGCCTGTCTGGCTGCAATGAACGGCGTGGAGATTGGTGCCGTACTGCTGACCGGCGGTTATCAGATCGATGAGCCTATCCGCAAGCTGTGCGAACGTGCTTTTGCTACCGGCCTGCCGGTATTTATGGTGAAAACCAATACCTGGCAAACCTCGTTAAGCCTGCAGAGCTTCAATCTGGAAGTCCCCAGCGACGATACCCAGCGTATTGAGCGCGTCCAGGAATACGTGGCCAGTTATATCGACTCTGACTGGGTTGAATCCCTGACCGCGGCATCAGAACGCAGCCGCCGCCTGTCACCACCAGCCTTCCGCTATCAGCTGACAGAACTGGCGCGCAAAGCTGGTAAGCGCATCGTACTGCCGGAAGGTGATGAGCCCCGCACCATCAAAGCAGCTGCTATCTGTGCTGAGCGTGGCATTGCCACCTGTATCCTGTTGGGCAATCCTGACGAAATCCAGCGTGTTGCAGCGGTTCAGGGCGTTGAGCTGGGTAAAGGCATTGAGATTGTGGATCCGGAAGTGGCCCGCGAAAACTATGTTGC
This genomic window from Erwinia sp. E_sp_B01_1 contains:
- the pta gene encoding phosphate acetyltransferase translates to MSRTIMLIPTGTSVGLTSISLGVIRAMERKGVRLSVFKPIAQPRAGGDSPDQTTTIIRKNSSIPAAEPLQMSRVESLLGANQQDVLMEEIIARYHENTKDAEVVLVEGLVPTRKHQFASALNYEIAKTLNAEIVFVTSLGMDSPAQLKERIELTQSSFGGSKNKNITGVIINKLNAPVDEQGRTRPDLSEIFDDSTKANVANIDPKQLFANSPLPVLGCVPWSFELIATRAIDMCRHLNAEVINEGDINTRRVKSVTFCARSIPHMLEHFRPGSLLVTSADRPDVIVAACLAAMNGVEIGAVLLTGGYQIDEPIRKLCERAFATGLPVFMVKTNTWQTSLSLQSFNLEVPSDDTQRIERVQEYVASYIDSDWVESLTAASERSRRLSPPAFRYQLTELARKAGKRIVLPEGDEPRTIKAAAICAERGIATCILLGNPDEIQRVAAVQGVELGKGIEIVDPEVARENYVARLVELRKSKGMTEVVAKEQLEDNVMLGTMMLERGEVDGLVSGAVHTTANTIRPPLQLIKTAPNSSLVSSVFFMLLPEQVLVYGDCAINPDPNPEQLAEIAIQSADSATAFGIEPRVAMISYSTGTSGAGSDVEKVREATRIAKEKRPDLVIDGPLQYDAAIMADVAKSKAPDSPVAGRATVFIFPDLNTGNTTYKAVQRSADLISIGPMLQGMRKPVNDLSRGALVDDIVYTIALTAIQSKQAES
- a CDS encoding YfbU family protein, coding for MEMTNAQRLILSNQYRMMTMLDPDNAERYRRQQTIIERGYGLQMRELDREFGELTEEVCRSIIDVMELHHALHVSWTNLKEPCAIEERRLTFLGFDAATEARYLGYVRFMVNVEGRYTHFDSGTHGFNAQTPMWEKYQRMLTVWHTCPRQYHLSANEIAQIINA
- the ackA gene encoding acetate kinase, with product MSSKLVLVLNCGSSSLKFAIIDPANGEEYLSGLAECFHLPEARIKWKMEGAKHEEALGAGSAHSEALNFIVKTILAQKPELSALITSIGHRIVHGGEKLTQSVIINQDVIQGIKDASSFAPLHNPAHLIGIDEAMKNFPHLSDKNVAVFDTAFHQTMPEESYLYALPYKLYREHGVRRYGAHGTSHFYVTHEAAKVLNKPVEELNIITCHLGNGGSVAAIRNGECVDTSMGLTPLEGLVMGTRSGDIDPAVVFFLHDTLGMSVDAINKMLTKESGLLGLTGVTSDCRYVEDNYTTKEDAKRAMDVYCHRLAKYIASYTALMDGRLDAVIFTGGIGENAAMVRELSLGKLALLGFEVDHERNLAARFGKSGYINKEGTRPALVIPTNEELVIAQDASRLTA
- the yfbV gene encoding terminus macrodomain insulation protein YfbV, whose protein sequence is MSDESGTVGWFKLFQRGQHYMKTWPVDKRLAPMFPENRVSRATRFAIRFMPPLAVFSLTWQIALGGQLGPAVATALFACSLPMQGLWWLGKRSVTPLPPTLLDWFHEVREKLQAAGQAIAPVEGKPTYQSLADVLKRAFSQLDKTFLDDL